Proteins encoded in a region of the Fusarium keratoplasticum isolate Fu6.1 chromosome 13, whole genome shotgun sequence genome:
- a CDS encoding Fungal-trans domain-containing protein encodes MNGQVSDGFLHALVAVAVRYVPDAEGGSKTDQAAHHLGVSEQCADLNDMSMETVQTLTLQAMCLISLGRGSAAWMKIGTAIRMGQGMELQRQAISDHASSPLKVNLARQCTLALYAMDRFSVCGSNRPMMISDDWVQGSRQSSDRSGLSAFTRLDQPSFRNTDQGQVIHDLFADILRLLGQSTRYLQKGGVQGDSHFPWHQHSILSKLVGELTEWKTRVDAAIPFHTLDYSNSINVNWLCLSWFSYHAILVRLYRQFLPLIMVENASDYTSDAWQKETSRKCVEHAIKMAELCDEATGHGYSWPFFTSFCLASAATVLIHAKYYDFVTGSVEYLVTVVERLITMLAENPLVELQLEMLRRMYKCHSEMIVEYCSGTLMTTNLDLTQFYKRYPKGEFDPSHIPFAQPNDWMDASLDGPDDLFSLGSLPEKLSSLRGSPYPFQRAGASLSQTPRLSEASGSWSNQCHVSGMTSCLDDYLRLDDEHYTPMPVDDNQITQAYEPMDEELLKSSI; translated from the exons ATGAACGGCCAAGTCTCAGATGGGTTCCTTCACGCTCTGGTAGCCGTAGCCGTGCG GTATGTTCCTGATGCTGAGGGTGGAAGCAAGACAGACCAGGCCGCGCATCATTTGGGAGTTTCTGAGCAATGCGCCGATCTGAACGATATGTCCATGGAAACTGTGCAGACCCTAACTCTACAAGCCATGTGTCTAATATCTCTTGGCCGCGGGTCTGCAGCTTGGATGAAGATTGGCACGGCTATCCGCATGGGTCAAGGCATGGAGCTGCAAAGACAAGCCATTTCTGACCATGCATCATCTCCTTTGAAAGTTAACCTAGCCCGACAGTGTACCCTTGCACTGTATGCAATGGACCGTTTCAGCGTTTGCGGGTCAAATCGGCCGATGATGATCAGCGACGACTGGGTTCAAGGGTCAAGACAATCGAGTGACCGGTCTGGCCTCAGCGCATTTACAAGGTTAGATCAGCCATCCTTTCGAAATACTGATCAAGGGCAAGTAATTCACGACCTATTTGCGGATATCCTCAGACTCCTCGGTCAATCGACCCGATACCTTCAGAAGGGCGGCGTTCAGGGCGACAGTCATTTTCCGTGGCATCAACACTCAATCCTCTCAAAGCTAGTTGGAGAGTTGACCGAATGGAAGACCCGGGTTGATGCAGCTATTCCATTTCACACTCTTGACTACTCCAATAGCATCAACGTCAACTGGCTCTGCCTGAGCTGGTTTTCGTATCATGCCATTCTGGTCCGCCTGTACCGACAGTTTCTGCCGTTGATCATGGTGGAAAACGCATCGGATTATACATCAGACGCATGGCAGAAGGAGACTTCAAGAAAATGCGTCGAACATGCGATTAAAATGGCCGAGTTATGCGATGAAGCCACAGGGCATGGCTACTCGTGGCCTTTCTTCACGTC GTTTTGCCTCGCATCCGCAGCTACGGTACTCATACACGCCAAATACTACGATTTCGTAACTGGAAGCGTTGAGTATCTGGTCACTGTTGTCGAGCGGCTCATAACGATGCTTGCCGAGAACCCACTGGTAGAGCTTCAG ctggaaaTGTTGCGGAGAATGTACAAGTGCCACTCGGAGATGATTGTAGAATACTGCTCTGGCACTTTGATGACAACAAACTTGGATCTGACACAGTTTTATAAAAGGTATCCCAAGGGCGAGTTTGATCCCAGCCACATTCCTTTTGCGCAGCCAAATgactggatggatgcaag TCTCGATGGGCCAGACGACCTCTTCTCATTGGGCTCTCTGCCCGAGAAGTTGAGCAGTTTACGAGGAAGTCCCTATCCATTCCAAAGGGCCGGTGCATCCTTGTCTCAGACACCAAGACTCTCGGAGGCTAGCGGAAGTTGGTCAAACCAGTGTCACGTTTCTGGAATGACGAGTTGTCTTGATGACTATCTTCGACTCGACGATGAGCATTACACTCCAATGCCGGTAGACGATAATCAGATCACACAGGCTTACGAGCCAATGGATGAGGAGCTTCTAAAATCA AGTATATAG
- a CDS encoding APH domain-containing protein — translation MDIEELDHSRPPTPSHHPTAGVRMLRQEIKAIVSFGLPDYDLVSITQIPSGKSFNNRIYFLKLKPSASKAMSLPGTLSQPEQVVLKVNGRFFGANKIQNEVSCFQLLQRYCPDIPSPRALAWSEDGLVATYATSCQTRTCSLDMPPGVEKPEHGGWILMSYVPGSPMPTADLSDAILTDLAKQLADIIVRLRRNIPPQKRCGNIRLPPRKLGEQCVPVVDGTALTIRDIIQEGIEVNDPITTANEYYRLRLTDKLRELETSDIYAPNRSLVETLRAFISEQLPHLELTDGDGIPSGEFVLTHYDLSPRNVLVSGRPPRITGLVDFEFAGFFPPVDEFLNDVVNNGGEWPREFYEAYLARLYEKGVATPARGFDLDVWNRNCWLEMLVGSIAPWYLPGGWKGEELQAKLREAEANAREMLKRLIRDHDKHREREIQ, via the coding sequence ATGGACATTGAAGAGCTTGACCACAGCCGACCACCGACGCCTTCCCATCATCCTACCGCAGGTGTTCGCATGCTCCGTCAGGAAATTAAAGCCATTGTTTCCTTTGGGCTCCCAGACTATGACCTGGTATCGATCACGCAGATTCCATCTGGAAAGTCCTTCAACAATCGTATCTACTTCCTCAAGCTAAAACCTTCTGCGAGCAAGGCCATGTCACTACCAGGAACCCTGTCGCAGCCAGAGCAAGTCGTCTTAAAGGTCAACGGCCGCTTCTTTGGGGCAAATAAGATTCAAAACGAAGTGTCCTGCTttcagcttctccagagaTACTGCCCTGATATCCCGTCGCCGCGTGCCCTGGCCTGGTCCGAGGATGGACTTGTCGCGACTTATGCAACCTCATGTCAGACAAGGACATGTTCCCTTGATATGCCGCCCGGCGTGGAAAAGCCTGAGCATGGCGGGTGGATATTAATGTCATACGTTCCTGGAAGCCCAATGCCAACCGCCGACCTGAGCGACGCGATTCTCACAGACCTGGCCAAGCAGCTCGCTGATATTATCGTGCGCTTGAGGCGAAACATTCCTCCTCAAAAGCGCTGCGGAAACATTCGTCTCCCACCTAGAAAACTCGGAGAGCAATGTGTGCCTGTAGTAGATGGCACAGCTCTAACCATCCGTGACATCATCCAAGAGGGCATTGAGGTCAACGATCCTATCACCACTGCAAACGAGTACTACCGGCTCAGACTGACGGATAAGCTACGAGAGCTCGAAACTTCCGATATCTACGCCCCAAATAGATCCCTCGTAGAGACTCTCCGTGCTTTCATATCCGAGCAGCTCCCGCACCTCGAGCTTACCGACGGCGACGGCATCCCCTCCGGCGAGTTCGTTCTGACACACTACGACCTCTCTCCGCGCAACGTCCTCGTCTCGGGCCGGCCGCCCCGCATCACCGGCCTCGTCGACTTTGAGTTTGCGGGCTTCTTCCCGCCCGTCGACGAGTTCCTGAACGACGTCGTCAACAATGGTGGGGAGTGGCCGCGCGAATTTTACGAGGCGTACCTGGCGCGCCTCTATGAGAAGGGGGTCGCGACGCCGGCACGGGGGTTCGATCTAGATGTATGGAACCGCAATTGCTGGCTTGAGATGCTTGTAGGGAGCATTGCGCCGTGGTACTTGCCCGGCGGCTGGAAGGGGGAGGAGTTGCAGGCCAAGCTGAGAGAGGCAGAGGCTAATGCGagggagatgttgaagaggCTTATTAGGGATCATGACAAACATCGGGAGCGGGAAATTCAGTGA
- a CDS encoding Glutaminase, whose translation MKSPIPDYLNQVLENARPIEDGKPASYIETLAKADTSKIAVALAMVDGQLYSAGDDQVEFSIQSISKSFVYALAIEDAGLDRVLEKIGVEPSGDAFNSLSLERGSNRPMNPMINAGAITAHSLIVGPDATVEQRTDRILKALSRLAGRQLHVCEEVYEAEMRNADRNMGIGYMLKAAGIITCDPQEAVKGYIRQCAINVNVRDLAMMAATLCNAGIHPETGEAIIPQTSVRQILSVMTTCGMYDAAGDWVSRIGIPAKSGVAGGIIGALPGQMGIAVFSPKLDRRGNSVRGVAICEQLSRDMGLHMMDVSQIAQATLRTSVATIVAGESEPHHANCNKEVVIFSLRGVVRFAGSERLTRAITREIGQPNPDDPGSGRSRHACAIVFSFRDVFSFNAVAQRIIQADVYRLLVDGKSVVIIDPSGVLTIDTERAGKKLRIVETETEARNFIGGTGSHTVTKTGEW comes from the coding sequence ATGAAGTCCCCTATTCCCGACTACCTCAACCAAGTACTTGAAAACGCACGCCCGATCGAAGATGGCAAACCAGCCAGCTACATTGAGAcactggccaaggccgacacGTCCAAAATCGCCGTGGCTCTTGCTATGGTAGATGGCCAACTGTACTCAGCTGGAGATGACCAAGTCGAGTTTTCCATTCAGTCAATCTCCAAATCCTTTGTCTACGCACTTGCAATTGAGGATGCGGGCCTGGATCGAGTTCTGGAAAAGATTGGCGTCGAGCCTTCGGGTGATGCCTTCAACAGTCTGTCCCTGGAGCGTGGCAGCAATCGACCTATGAATCCCATGATCAACGCTGGGGCGATTACTGCACATTCTCTCATCGTGGGACCCGATGCCACAGTTGAACAGAGAACAGACCGCATCTTGAAAGCCCTCTCGAGATTAGCAGGTCGACAACTGCATGTGTGCGAGGAGGTTTacgaggccgagatgagaAATGCTGATCGCAACATGGGAATTGGCTATATGCTTAAGGCGGCAGGTATCATCACCTGTGACCCCCAAGAGGCCGTCAAAGGATACATTCGCCAATGTGCCATCAATGTCAACGTGCGTGACctagccatgatggcggcaacTCTCTGCAACGCCGGCATACACCCAGAGACTGGCGAAGCCATCATTCCCCAGACAAGCGTCCGCCAGATTCTCTCCGTCATGACCACGTGTGGTATGTACGATGCCGCGGGAGACTGGGTCTCGAGAATTGGAATACCAGCGAAAAGCGGTGTGGCTGGGGGCATCATTGGGGCCCTGCCAGGTCAGATGGGCATTGCTGTCTTCTCGCCCAAGCTTGATAGGCGCGGCAATAGTGTTCGCGGTGTTGCCATTTGCGAGCAATTGTCCCGTGACATGGGTCTTCACATGATGGACGTGAGCCAGATTGCACAGGCGACCTTGCGGACATCTGTGGCAACCATTGTTGCCGGTGAAAGCGAGCCCCATCACGCAAACTGCAACAAGGAAgtcgtcatcttcagccTACGAGGTGTCGTTCGTTTTGCAGGCTCGGAGCGCTTGACCCGCGCCATCACACGCGAAATTGGTCAACCCAATCCAGATGATCCCGGTTCTGGGCGTTCCCGCCATGCCTGCGCCATTGTCTTTTCATTCCGGGATGTCTTTTCATTCAATGCGGTGGCCCAGCGGATCATTCAAGCAGATGTCTACAGACTACTGGTTGATGGCAAGAGTGTGGTGATCATTGATCCCTCGGGGGTCTTGACCATAGACACTGAGCGCGCGGGGAAGAAGTTGAGAATTGtagagacagagacagaaGCAAGGAATTTCATCGGGGGAACCGGTTCTCATACAGTAACCAAGACCGGTGAATGGTAA